In Anseongella ginsenosidimutans, one genomic interval encodes:
- the gltX gene encoding glutamate--tRNA ligase — MEKKVRVRFAPSPTGPLHMGGIRTALYNYLFARKHGGDFLLRIEDTDQNRYVPGAENYIVEALRWCGIPPNEGAGFGDGPFSPYRQSERKEHYRLYAEQLVQQGSAYYAFDTPEELDALRERLKAEKSAVQQYGPSTREGMNNSLSLDKEEVRSRIERGEPYVIRMKMPASGEVVFRDIIRGEVRVQTATLDDKVLFKSDGMPTYHLANVVDDHLMEISHVIRGEEWLPSTPLHVLLYRLFGWEQPEFAHLPLLLKPDGNGKLSKRDGDRLGFPVFPLEWKDPISGETSSGYREKGFFPEAFINMLALLGWSPADEREIMNLRELTEAFQLEKVHKAGSKYNYEKALWFNQQYLQQQSDHELAGLFLPLLAEKGVQASEAFTTRVAGLVKERCSLSADLWEQSWFFFLRPESYDTESVKKKWDAGKKAFFDKVIQLFESDQALWAADAASSPEPVPGEQLLEEKFKALMQEEGLKPGEVMLPLRIMLTGGKFGPAVFSIAALLGREETIYRIRTALPAFD; from the coding sequence ATGGAGAAAAAAGTGAGGGTACGTTTTGCACCCAGCCCTACCGGCCCGCTGCACATGGGCGGTATCCGCACCGCCTTATACAATTATTTGTTCGCCAGGAAACATGGCGGCGATTTCCTGCTGCGCATAGAAGACACGGATCAGAACCGCTATGTGCCCGGCGCGGAAAACTATATCGTGGAAGCCCTGCGCTGGTGCGGAATCCCACCCAACGAGGGTGCTGGGTTTGGAGACGGGCCCTTTTCTCCCTATCGCCAATCTGAACGGAAAGAACATTATCGCCTTTATGCGGAACAGCTGGTGCAACAGGGATCCGCTTATTATGCTTTTGATACGCCGGAAGAACTGGACGCCCTGCGGGAACGGCTGAAGGCCGAAAAGTCGGCCGTGCAGCAGTACGGCCCATCCACCCGCGAGGGCATGAATAATTCTCTTTCTTTAGACAAGGAGGAAGTCCGCAGCCGAATAGAAAGGGGCGAACCCTATGTGATCCGGATGAAAATGCCGGCCAGCGGGGAAGTGGTATTCCGCGATATCATACGCGGCGAAGTACGCGTGCAAACCGCCACCCTTGATGATAAAGTATTGTTCAAGTCGGACGGTATGCCCACCTATCACCTGGCCAACGTGGTAGATGACCACCTGATGGAGATCAGCCATGTGATCAGGGGTGAGGAATGGCTCCCTTCCACGCCGCTTCATGTACTTTTGTACCGCCTTTTCGGCTGGGAGCAGCCGGAATTCGCCCACCTGCCCTTATTGCTGAAACCTGACGGCAATGGAAAACTAAGCAAGCGTGACGGGGACCGCCTGGGCTTCCCGGTATTCCCTCTTGAATGGAAGGATCCAATAAGCGGGGAAACCAGCAGCGGTTACCGCGAAAAGGGCTTCTTTCCGGAAGCGTTTATCAATATGCTGGCGCTGCTCGGATGGAGTCCTGCTGATGAGCGGGAAATAATGAACCTCCGGGAACTTACCGAAGCTTTCCAGCTGGAAAAAGTCCATAAAGCCGGCTCCAAATACAATTACGAAAAAGCGCTGTGGTTTAACCAGCAATACCTGCAGCAGCAAAGCGATCATGAACTGGCGGGCCTCTTCCTGCCCTTGCTTGCGGAAAAGGGTGTGCAGGCAAGCGAAGCGTTCACCACCCGGGTAGCGGGCCTGGTAAAGGAGCGCTGCAGCCTTAGCGCCGACCTTTGGGAACAAAGCTGGTTCTTTTTCCTTCGCCCTGAAAGCTACGATACGGAATCCGTGAAAAAGAAATGGGATGCCGGGAAAAAGGCATTTTTTGATAAGGTTATCCAGCTCTTTGAGTCGGATCAGGCGCTATGGGCAGCCGACGCCGCATCTTCCCCGGAACCTGTTCCCGGCGAGCAGCTGCTGGAAGAAAAATTCAAAGCCCTGATGCAGGAGGAAGGCCTGAAACCAGGCGAGGTTATGCTGCCGCTGCGCATTATGCTCACCGGCGGCAAGTTCGGCCCGGCTGTTTTCAGCATCGCCGCCCTGCTTGGCCGCGAAGAAACCATTTATCGCATCCGTACGGCCCTGCCGGCTTTCGACTGA
- a CDS encoding sensor histidine kinase yields MSYFEQKRRWKYFLLITATMIGILSLYYTNYLVDQISESERKGAELWAKSQLELAETEDEEFIDFLLFVVKEGTSVPVIVVNGEGDIQATKDLDSTRTFKKETASLSGTNGNKSLKYDPGYFRQQLEYMREQHEPIVWETAQGVKQYAYYKDSWLLTQMRYFPYIQLSIITVFLVVAYLAFSNSRRSEQNKVWVGMSKETAHQLGTPISSMMAWMELLKDKYNTTNDPIFEEMDNDVNRLQLIADRFSKIGSTPVLKRYNIREEIVRCVGYLRKRTSKKITFEINGDPAEGLISTQLFEWVIENLCRNAANAIGGNEGKISIHISQNKSHVYVDIKDTGVGIPRSKHETVFQPGYTTRKRGWGLGLSLTRRIVENYHKGQVFVRESEVGKGTTFRVVLNK; encoded by the coding sequence ATGAGTTATTTTGAACAAAAACGGCGATGGAAGTACTTCCTGCTGATCACGGCTACGATGATTGGCATACTATCGCTTTATTATACCAATTACCTGGTAGACCAGATTTCCGAATCAGAGCGAAAGGGAGCGGAATTATGGGCAAAGTCGCAGCTGGAACTGGCGGAAACCGAGGATGAGGAATTTATCGATTTTCTGCTCTTCGTGGTAAAGGAAGGAACCAGCGTTCCCGTGATCGTTGTCAATGGCGAAGGGGATATCCAGGCAACCAAAGACCTGGATTCCACCCGCACCTTTAAAAAGGAAACCGCCAGCTTGTCCGGAACCAACGGGAATAAATCGCTGAAGTACGACCCCGGTTATTTCAGGCAGCAACTGGAATACATGAGGGAGCAGCATGAGCCCATTGTCTGGGAAACGGCGCAGGGTGTGAAGCAGTATGCTTATTACAAGGATTCCTGGCTGCTTACCCAGATGCGCTATTTTCCCTATATTCAGCTGAGCATCATCACCGTATTCCTGGTCGTGGCTTACCTGGCTTTCAGCAATTCGCGCCGCTCGGAACAGAACAAGGTATGGGTTGGCATGTCGAAGGAAACAGCGCACCAGCTGGGTACGCCTATTTCTTCCATGATGGCCTGGATGGAACTTTTGAAAGACAAGTACAATACCACGAACGATCCTATTTTCGAGGAAATGGACAATGATGTGAACCGTCTGCAGTTGATCGCAGACCGGTTTTCGAAAATAGGGTCCACTCCTGTACTTAAGCGGTATAATATCCGGGAAGAGATTGTTCGCTGCGTGGGTTACCTGCGAAAGCGAACGTCTAAAAAAATAACCTTCGAGATCAACGGCGATCCGGCGGAAGGCTTGATCAGCACGCAGTTATTTGAATGGGTCATTGAAAACCTTTGCAGGAACGCGGCCAACGCAATTGGGGGCAATGAGGGAAAAATAAGCATTCATATTTCCCAGAATAAGAGTCATGTTTACGTGGATATTAAAGATACCGGTGTGGGAATTCCGCGGTCAAAGCACGAGACGGTTTTTCAGCCGGGTTATACGACGCGTAAGCGGGGATGGGGACTGGGCCTTTCTCTTACCCGGCGCATTGTGGAAAACTATCATAAGGGGCAGGTATTTGTGAGGGAGTCTGAAGTAGGGAAAGGGACTACTTTCCGGGTGGTATTGAATAAATAG
- a CDS encoding DUF6249 domain-containing protein — MNADVVVFLVPIISTIAICALIFGIRYFINREKMAMIERGLSSVEKKRNYSLMLAFGLLFVGFGTGLFIAFLLTEVAFGYLSTENAVAIYFSMIFIFGGLGLTASYLISEKKEREKEERNY; from the coding sequence ATGAACGCAGACGTAGTTGTTTTCCTGGTACCTATTATTAGTACCATTGCTATATGCGCCCTGATTTTCGGGATCCGGTATTTTATTAACCGCGAAAAGATGGCCATGATAGAGCGGGGGCTTTCAAGCGTAGAAAAGAAACGGAATTACAGCCTCATGCTGGCATTCGGCTTACTTTTCGTCGGTTTCGGCACGGGCTTATTTATTGCTTTTCTGCTTACCGAAGTGGCCTTTGGCTATCTTTCAACCGAAAACGCTGTCGCTATTTATTTTTCCATGATCTTCATTTTTGGGGGCCTGGGGCTTACTGCCTCTTACCTGATCTCCGAGAAGAAGGAACGGGAAAAAGAAGAACGGAATTATTAA
- a CDS encoding TonB-dependent receptor, giving the protein MSTLPARKVEEYHLWNGKDLAAIVPNLYAANPGDNRNVVSIRGIATTSYDPAVVTYIDGVSQFGLDTYIAQLLDIERIEVLRGPQGTLYGRNAMGGVINIITRQPGNTSSGYVRADIGNYGLQRYGFGLRTALVENRLFLGAAGMYDQTDGYYTNVFDDSDYDQAQSFMGNYYLKYLASSRWSLTLNVKHDQNRNQGAFPLVSSPEEALENPFDVNQNAVTDLVDKVFNASLSANYYGEAVNFSSQTAWQSNHRYYTQPIDGDFSPADIYSIINNYGRDWNNVKVLTQEFRFSSTGSDDSPFEWTAGLYGFYQDNPVRQGTHLGKDVEFADMDPSMANTTTITTNEGSGFGVAVYGQGTYRLTEKLAITAGLRYDHEEKELSVKGEFLQGEQPPMIIQPDTAADAGFNAFSPKLSLAYDLSERHHTYLTYSRGFRAGGITQYSGQPNQPPLYSYEPEYSNNFEAGIKNMLAGGKLRLNFSAFYMKVTDAQVPTLVLPQAITITRNVGELESKGLEMEVAATPLKGLEAAWNFGYTDAVYTSLQVPGEEGTLNLDGNRQLFTPNATSMLSLQYTYTPPSHPGIQLIAGGQWQYTGSQYFDLKNTIEQAGYYLFHARAGVATGKFEVFAWGRNILDKTYIDYAYDFRAAHLGDPGTFGVSVTARL; this is encoded by the coding sequence ATCAGTACGCTTCCTGCCAGAAAGGTAGAAGAGTACCATCTCTGGAACGGCAAGGACCTGGCGGCTATTGTACCGAACCTCTATGCCGCAAATCCCGGCGATAACCGGAACGTGGTTTCCATACGGGGTATCGCCACCACTTCCTATGATCCCGCGGTGGTCACGTATATTGACGGAGTAAGCCAGTTCGGCCTGGATACCTATATTGCCCAGCTTCTCGATATCGAGCGGATAGAAGTTTTGCGCGGCCCGCAGGGAACGCTTTACGGAAGAAACGCCATGGGCGGGGTGATCAATATCATCACCCGTCAGCCGGGGAACACTTCCAGCGGCTATGTCCGGGCCGATATTGGTAATTATGGCCTGCAGCGTTACGGTTTCGGGCTGCGTACCGCGCTGGTAGAAAACAGGTTATTCCTGGGCGCGGCCGGCATGTATGACCAGACAGACGGTTATTATACCAATGTCTTTGATGATTCGGACTATGACCAGGCACAAAGCTTCATGGGCAATTATTACCTGAAATACCTGGCAAGCTCCCGCTGGTCCCTGACCCTGAACGTGAAGCACGATCAGAACCGCAACCAGGGCGCTTTCCCCCTGGTATCCAGCCCGGAAGAAGCCCTGGAAAATCCATTTGACGTAAACCAGAACGCCGTAACCGACCTGGTGGATAAAGTATTTAACGCCTCGCTGTCCGCAAACTATTACGGGGAAGCGGTCAACTTCAGCTCCCAGACCGCCTGGCAGAGCAATCACCGTTACTATACGCAACCCATTGACGGCGACTTTTCACCCGCGGATATTTATTCCATTATCAATAACTACGGAAGGGACTGGAACAACGTGAAAGTGCTTACCCAGGAATTCAGATTTTCCTCAACCGGCTCAGATGACTCGCCTTTCGAATGGACGGCCGGCCTGTACGGTTTTTACCAGGACAACCCGGTACGGCAGGGCACGCATCTGGGGAAAGACGTGGAATTCGCAGACATGGACCCTTCCATGGCGAATACGACAACGATTACCACCAATGAGGGCAGCGGCTTTGGAGTGGCAGTTTACGGCCAGGGCACGTACCGGCTTACGGAAAAGCTGGCAATCACCGCCGGCCTGCGCTATGATCATGAAGAAAAGGAACTGAGCGTAAAAGGGGAATTCCTGCAGGGGGAGCAGCCACCTATGATCATTCAGCCGGATACCGCCGCGGACGCCGGCTTCAATGCTTTTTCTCCGAAGTTAAGCCTTGCCTACGACCTTTCGGAACGCCATCATACCTACCTGACGTACAGCCGGGGCTTCCGTGCGGGGGGGATTACGCAGTATTCCGGCCAGCCAAACCAGCCGCCGCTGTACTCTTACGAGCCGGAGTATTCCAATAATTTCGAAGCGGGAATAAAAAATATGCTGGCCGGCGGAAAACTTCGCCTGAATTTCAGCGCCTTTTACATGAAAGTTACTGATGCCCAGGTGCCTACATTGGTACTGCCTCAGGCCATTACCATTACCCGGAACGTTGGCGAACTGGAAAGCAAGGGCCTGGAAATGGAAGTAGCCGCTACTCCGCTGAAAGGCCTGGAAGCAGCCTGGAATTTCGGTTATACCGATGCCGTATATACCAGCCTGCAGGTACCCGGTGAGGAAGGAACGCTGAACCTGGACGGCAACCGGCAATTATTTACCCCGAACGCAACCTCTATGTTATCGCTGCAATATACGTATACCCCGCCATCCCATCCGGGCATTCAACTGATAGCCGGGGGGCAATGGCAATATACCGGCAGCCAGTATTTTGATTTAAAGAATACCATCGAACAGGCAGGCTATTATTTGTTTCACGCCAGGGCCGGTGTTGCCACCGGGAAGTTTGAAGTATTTGCCTGGGGGCGGAATATCCTGGATAAAACCTATATAGATTACGCGTACGATTTTCGCGCGGCTCACCTGGGCGATCCGGGAACTTTCGGCGTTTCTGTGACGGCCAGGCTGTAA
- a CDS encoding carboxypeptidase-like regulatory domain-containing protein, translating to MNIKLLLLAAFITFNFFARAQNTSGLQGSVSNELSAPLEGASITILNTNFSTFTSEDGDFQFVDIPYGDYVIQVSAAGYASIHREVQLPADSRLDLQLSRAADQLDAVTVTAQKREENLQRVPSVSVRFLPER from the coding sequence GTGAACATAAAATTACTTCTTCTGGCTGCCTTTATTACTTTTAATTTTTTCGCCCGCGCTCAAAATACATCCGGCCTTCAGGGTTCGGTCAGCAACGAGCTTTCAGCGCCGCTGGAAGGCGCATCCATTACGATCTTAAATACGAACTTCAGCACGTTTACCAGTGAAGATGGGGATTTTCAATTTGTAGATATTCCTTATGGAGACTACGTGATCCAGGTAAGCGCTGCCGGTTATGCAAGCATTCACCGGGAAGTACAACTCCCCGCGGACAGCCGCCTTGACCTTCAGCTTTCCCGTGCGGCTGACCAGCTGGATGCTGTTACGGTCACGGCCCAGAAAAGGGAAGAAAACCTTCAGCGCGTCCCCTCAGTATCAGTACGCTTCCTGCCAGAAAGGTAG
- a CDS encoding RNA polymerase sigma factor, with amino-acid sequence MTGSNTDIELIEKALSGERRAYEALVKRHQQYVFTLAMRFTRSREDAEEIAQDSFLKAFRNLSGFQGQSKFTTWLYTIVYTTAMTHLRKKRHSFLSLDDEERPVNTAGFQSGDTASLIEKKIERQYIEKAIERLLPDDATILTLFYLGEQSLDEIARTMGMPAGTVKVKLHRSRQRFRSRLEVILKEEARELL; translated from the coding sequence ATGACCGGCAGCAATACAGATATTGAACTGATAGAAAAGGCCCTTAGCGGAGAAAGGAGGGCCTATGAAGCATTGGTAAAACGTCATCAGCAGTACGTTTTTACGCTTGCCATGCGTTTTACCCGTAGTCGCGAGGACGCGGAAGAAATTGCCCAGGATAGTTTTTTAAAAGCTTTCCGCAATCTTTCCGGCTTCCAGGGGCAGTCAAAATTCACCACCTGGCTGTATACGATCGTTTATACAACGGCTATGACCCATTTACGGAAAAAGCGGCACAGTTTTTTATCCCTTGATGATGAAGAACGCCCGGTAAATACGGCAGGCTTTCAGTCCGGGGATACGGCATCTTTAATTGAAAAGAAAATTGAAAGGCAGTATATTGAAAAGGCAATTGAGAGATTGCTTCCTGATGATGCAACTATTCTCACATTGTTTTATCTTGGGGAGCAGTCGCTGGACGAAATAGCCCGCACCATGGGCATGCCGGCGGGCACGGTGAAAGTGAAACTTCATCGGTCCCGGCAGCGTTTTCGTTCCCGGCTGGAAGTTATTCTAAAGGAGGAAGCGAGGGAATTGTTATGA
- a CDS encoding anti-sigma factor family protein, with product MKKTREDQLWDYAEGRLSGPEKAELEQWLEADPRNRKQLEELSVLSHALSSMEPEVPSMRFTARVMEAWDQELAFRASPLQTRTDKRIVYGVAAFLGGALLFTLGLLFVFSGGSALFSGGSGSPVEERWLSGISSSLGSLFEGLGHYFIGLIALLLMLLVERYVHYRQYIRSVE from the coding sequence ATGAAAAAGACAAGGGAAGATCAATTATGGGATTATGCGGAAGGAAGATTGTCCGGGCCCGAAAAGGCGGAGCTGGAACAATGGCTGGAGGCTGACCCCCGGAACCGGAAGCAGCTGGAAGAGCTTAGCGTGCTAAGCCATGCGCTTAGCTCTATGGAACCGGAAGTGCCTTCCATGCGGTTTACAGCCAGGGTCATGGAAGCCTGGGACCAGGAGCTGGCCTTCAGGGCTTCCCCCCTGCAAACCCGTACCGATAAGCGGATCGTTTACGGAGTTGCCGCGTTCCTGGGAGGCGCCCTTTTGTTTACTTTAGGCCTGTTGTTCGTTTTTTCCGGGGGCAGCGCCTTATTTTCAGGCGGCAGCGGATCTCCGGTAGAGGAAAGGTGGCTTTCCGGTATCAGCAGTTCACTTGGAAGCCTTTTCGAAGGTTTGGGCCACTATTTTATCGGGCTTATTGCGCTGCTGCTGATGTTACTGGTAGAACGTTACGTGCATTACAGGCAGTATATCAGGAGCGTGGAATGA
- a CDS encoding DUF2911 domain-containing protein → MKKPGIILAVTLFVFSGSNVAAQESVTDIKLDKSPLDISYHRDADKQPLAKVQYSRPSKNGRTIFGELEPFGKVWRTGANESSEIRFFTDVSFGGKDIPAGTYSLFTIPDEENWTVILNSATDQWGGYSYDESKDVARVEVPAQRTAGTVELLTIYFDGENPAKSDLVIAWDNTVVKVPVEFNQ, encoded by the coding sequence ATGAAAAAGCCAGGAATCATTCTCGCCGTAACACTTTTTGTATTTTCAGGCAGCAATGTCGCCGCCCAGGAATCCGTAACGGATATAAAACTGGATAAAAGTCCTCTGGATATCTCCTATCACCGCGATGCCGATAAGCAACCCCTGGCTAAAGTGCAGTATTCCCGCCCGTCCAAAAATGGGAGGACTATTTTTGGTGAGCTGGAGCCCTTTGGCAAAGTTTGGAGGACAGGCGCCAACGAAAGCAGCGAGATCCGTTTCTTTACTGATGTATCTTTTGGCGGCAAGGACATTCCCGCAGGCACCTATTCCCTGTTCACTATTCCTGATGAAGAGAACTGGACGGTAATCCTAAACAGCGCCACAGACCAGTGGGGCGGCTATTCCTATGACGAAAGCAAAGATGTGGCGAGGGTAGAAGTCCCGGCCCAGCGAACAGCGGGAACCGTAGAATTACTGACCATTTATTTTGACGGGGAAAACCCGGCGAAAAGCGACCTGGTGATCGCCTGGGACAACACCGTTGTAAAGGTGCCGGTTGAATTCAATCAATAG
- a CDS encoding OmpA family protein, with protein MKRILVLLFIGITLAGIHACKSRKTVKSFSPGEAFSVSSADSQLVELKRQLPQAEISRVPKGIKVTFASGILFAVNASSLSSPAQEYLEKLAGVLQRHPAGRILIEGHTDITGTTDYNKTLSEKRAESVKTYLVNQGIVPDRINTAGYGEARPVATNSTPQGQEKNRRVELFIMP; from the coding sequence ATGAAAAGAATTCTGGTTCTACTTTTCATAGGTATTACGCTGGCAGGTATCCATGCCTGCAAAAGCAGGAAAACAGTTAAAAGCTTCTCCCCGGGGGAAGCTTTTTCTGTTTCATCCGCTGACTCCCAGCTGGTGGAGCTGAAGCGGCAGCTTCCGCAAGCGGAAATAAGCCGTGTTCCCAAGGGAATAAAAGTCACTTTTGCATCGGGTATCCTGTTTGCGGTAAATGCCAGCAGCCTCTCTTCTCCGGCTCAGGAATACCTGGAAAAACTGGCAGGCGTATTACAAAGACATCCCGCCGGCCGCATCCTCATAGAAGGCCATACAGACATCACAGGCACTACCGATTACAATAAAACCCTTTCAGAAAAAAGGGCGGAATCCGTTAAAACCTATCTCGTAAACCAGGGAATAGTTCCGGACCGGATAAACACCGCGGGTTACGGTGAAGCGCGGCCCGTGGCTACCAACAGCACGCCGCAAGGACAGGAAAAAAACCGCCGGGTAGAATTATTTATCATGCCCTGA
- a CDS encoding OmpA family protein: protein MKKSIHTRTIALSLAVAVSAMTVTSCESLTKTQKGAGIGAVAGGALGALIGKKAGNTAAGAIIGAAVGGTAGAFIGKYMERQAEEIEREVPGATVEQYGEGLVVQFDSKVLFDFDSYALRDESKDAISQLAEVLNKYDSTEVVIEGHTDNVGSDTYNQKLSRQRAQAVEDYALSLGIDPGRLSSKGLGEAQPIASNETEAGRQDNRRVQFVIVANEALKKEAEEQASL from the coding sequence ATGAAAAAGTCAATACACACAAGAACAATTGCCTTATCCCTTGCCGTCGCGGTGTCCGCGATGACTGTCACGAGTTGCGAAAGCCTGACGAAAACGCAGAAAGGCGCCGGCATCGGCGCTGTCGCAGGAGGTGCGCTTGGCGCATTGATCGGTAAAAAAGCCGGCAATACGGCCGCCGGCGCAATTATTGGTGCTGCGGTAGGCGGAACAGCAGGCGCTTTTATCGGAAAATACATGGAACGGCAGGCCGAAGAGATTGAACGGGAAGTCCCCGGAGCTACCGTAGAGCAATACGGCGAAGGCCTGGTGGTCCAGTTTGATTCCAAGGTACTTTTTGATTTTGACAGCTATGCGCTGCGCGATGAATCCAAAGACGCCATTTCCCAGCTGGCCGAAGTACTGAACAAATATGACAGTACGGAAGTAGTGATCGAAGGCCATACAGATAATGTTGGCAGCGATACTTACAACCAAAAGCTTTCCAGGCAAAGGGCGCAGGCCGTCGAAGACTATGCGCTTTCGCTTGGCATTGATCCGGGCCGCCTGTCCTCGAAAGGGCTTGGCGAGGCACAACCTATTGCTTCCAACGAAACGGAAGCCGGACGCCAGGATAACCGCCGGGTACAGTTCGTGATCGTAGCAAACGAAGCCCTGAAGAAAGAGGCGGAAGAACAAGCTTCCTTGTAG
- a CDS encoding ATP-dependent Clp protease adaptor ClpS, protein MRCADTIVAQELPEPEVAEKEETAVASGNQNSLVLWNDDYNTFDHVINCMVKYLKKTMAEAEEIAHIVHNKGKCVIMEGNKTDLVEYYNILKLEGLTVTIE, encoded by the coding sequence ATGAGGTGTGCGGATACTATCGTGGCGCAGGAATTACCTGAGCCCGAAGTGGCTGAAAAGGAAGAAACAGCGGTAGCTTCCGGGAACCAAAACTCCCTGGTGTTGTGGAATGATGATTACAACACGTTTGATCATGTGATCAATTGCATGGTAAAATATCTCAAAAAAACAATGGCAGAAGCTGAAGAAATTGCCCATATTGTTCATAATAAAGGTAAGTGTGTCATAATGGAGGGCAATAAAACCGACCTGGTGGAATATTACAATATCCTGAAGCTCGAAGGGCTTACTGTTACAATCGAATAA
- a CDS encoding glycerate kinase type-2 family protein, with product MIIWNPLLPGYRMKRQFPWNRRIDAGRFYECKRSRRNYFPGRGSGSPAGKADQVRCAYLGEQLTLCGNIYSLPSLNNIYVTGAGKATAGMARALEQVLGEHISGGLIAVKYGHDLPLEKIKQIEAAHPVPDENGLKAAAAIRALVDKAGKNDLVICLLSGGASALLADSADGISLDDLQRVSDLLLRSGAAITEINTVRKHLSTLKGGQLARCARPAALVSLIISDVVGNNPAVIASGPTAPDASTFKDALQVIRRFRLEEEIPHAVMDHLEKGSRGAVPETPKPGDALFKDMSNHVIGSNKLAIAAAARQAEGLGYHPRLLGFGAEGRAEELAGFLVKQALDYKGPLPACLLLGGESTVEVRASGKGGRNQHLALAAAIALEGKENITLLSAGTDGTDGPTDVAGAVVSAATLENARRKGLRPADFLRDCDSYHFFEQAGGHIHTGPTQTNVMDLMIALVH from the coding sequence ATGATAATTTGGAATCCGCTCCTTCCGGGATACAGGATGAAACGGCAATTCCCCTGGAACAGGAGAATTGATGCCGGGAGGTTTTATGAATGCAAGCGCAGCCGCCGAAATTATTTTCCGGGAAGGGGTTCAGGCAGTCCGGCCGGAAAAGCTGATCAGGTCCGCTGTGCGTATCTGGGGGAACAGCTGACGCTATGCGGAAACATTTACTCGCTCCCTTCGCTTAATAACATCTATGTTACCGGCGCGGGAAAGGCGACTGCCGGTATGGCCCGGGCCCTTGAGCAGGTACTTGGCGAGCATATCAGCGGCGGGCTGATCGCGGTCAAGTATGGGCATGATCTTCCCCTGGAAAAAATAAAACAGATAGAGGCCGCTCATCCCGTGCCTGACGAAAACGGCCTTAAAGCCGCTGCCGCTATCCGGGCGCTGGTGGATAAAGCCGGTAAAAATGACCTGGTTATCTGCCTGTTGTCTGGAGGTGCGTCTGCGCTCCTGGCCGACAGCGCGGATGGGATCAGCCTGGATGACCTTCAGAGGGTTTCAGACCTGCTGCTCCGTTCAGGAGCCGCTATTACGGAAATTAACACGGTCAGGAAACATCTTTCCACACTCAAAGGCGGGCAACTGGCGCGCTGCGCCAGGCCGGCTGCCCTGGTCTCACTGATCATCTCTGACGTGGTAGGGAATAATCCGGCTGTGATCGCCTCCGGCCCTACGGCTCCCGATGCCAGTACGTTTAAGGACGCCTTGCAGGTAATAAGGAGATTCCGCCTGGAGGAAGAGATCCCGCATGCTGTAATGGATCACCTGGAAAAAGGCAGCCGGGGCGCTGTTCCCGAAACGCCGAAACCTGGCGATGCGCTTTTCAAAGATATGAGCAACCACGTTATCGGCAGCAACAAGCTGGCCATAGCGGCGGCAGCGCGGCAGGCCGAAGGCCTTGGATACCATCCCCGCTTACTGGGATTCGGCGCCGAAGGCCGTGCGGAAGAACTTGCCGGTTTCCTGGTAAAACAAGCCCTTGATTATAAAGGCCCGCTGCCGGCCTGTTTACTGCTGGGCGGAGAAAGCACCGTGGAAGTTCGTGCAAGCGGCAAAGGAGGTCGTAATCAGCACCTGGCCCTGGCCGCCGCCATTGCGCTGGAAGGAAAGGAAAATATTACCCTGCTCTCTGCCGGCACCGACGGTACCGACGGGCCTACCGACGTGGCGGGGGCAGTAGTTAGCGCGGCTACCCTGGAAAATGCTCGTCGAAAAGGTCTTCGTCCTGCTGATTTTTTACGCGACTGCGATTCCTATCACTTCTTTGAACAGGCTGGCGGGCATATCCATACGGGCCCCACGCAAACCAATGTAATGGACCTGATGATCGCCCTGGTACACTAG